The Chryseolinea soli genome contains a region encoding:
- a CDS encoding class I SAM-dependent methyltransferase — translation MEQQSLKGFDVLAPVYDRFASLVYGSAIRKAPLFFLKAIPSSADVLILGGGTGWLLAELLNRHPESKVWYIEASAKMIEQAQQKLSERQKSQVKFIHGTEDSIPGEVQFHAVITAFYLDLFPSAKLQRVIDKIDASLTPEGVWLVSDFIARKVWWQRILLNVMYTFFRWCCGIEAKQLPPWEQQMTAQGWEAKEEQLFFGSFMKSVRYSRRGKER, via the coding sequence ATGGAGCAGCAATCTTTAAAAGGCTTTGATGTACTGGCTCCTGTATACGACCGGTTTGCCAGCCTGGTCTATGGGTCGGCCATACGCAAGGCGCCATTGTTTTTTCTGAAAGCCATACCCTCCTCCGCCGATGTTTTGATTCTGGGTGGTGGTACGGGGTGGCTATTGGCCGAACTCTTGAACCGGCATCCGGAAAGTAAGGTGTGGTATATTGAAGCCTCAGCGAAAATGATCGAGCAAGCGCAACAGAAGCTTTCGGAACGACAGAAATCCCAAGTGAAATTTATCCATGGAACAGAAGATTCTATTCCTGGCGAAGTTCAATTTCACGCGGTGATCACAGCTTTTTATCTGGATCTGTTTCCATCCGCGAAGTTACAGCGCGTGATCGATAAGATAGACGCATCGCTTACGCCCGAAGGTGTCTGGCTTGTATCCGATTTTATAGCGCGCAAAGTCTGGTGGCAACGGATATTGCTAAACGTGATGTATACATTTTTTCGCTGGTGCTGCGGCATCGAGGCAAAACAGCTTCCGCCATGGGAGCAGCAGATGACGGCGCAGGGGTGGGAGGCAAAGGAGGAGCAGCTTTTTTTTGGGAGCTTTATGAAAAGCGTCCGGTATTCCCGTCGGGGAAAAGAGCGTTAA
- a CDS encoding DUF4349 domain-containing protein gives MKNMLLCATLLLCLASCGTHTSYSARYLSDLRSAPTAEAAADKNRVVLYNASITLLLKEPDSLNKKLPLLTKKYDGYVMTVGDELSTIRVPAAQLSNVLQDLSAMGKVTARSLSGQDVTDDYTDYTIRLDNAEKARQRYLQLLEKAENVEAAVKVEKELERLNSEIDLLKGKLARFDHLAAFSTVTIHLRKKHKIGLLGYPFVGLYKGIKWLFVRD, from the coding sequence ATGAAAAACATGCTTCTCTGTGCCACCCTCCTGCTATGCCTTGCTTCATGCGGGACGCATACTTCGTACAGCGCCCGGTATTTGAGTGACCTCCGGTCGGCACCAACAGCCGAGGCTGCGGCCGACAAAAACCGCGTAGTGCTTTACAACGCCTCCATAACGCTACTGTTAAAGGAGCCCGACAGCCTTAACAAAAAGCTTCCCCTGCTCACAAAAAAATACGACGGCTATGTGATGACCGTTGGCGACGAGCTGTCAACCATACGGGTGCCTGCCGCACAGCTTAGCAATGTTCTACAGGACCTGTCTGCCATGGGCAAAGTGACAGCCCGTTCCCTTTCTGGCCAGGACGTGACCGATGATTATACTGACTACACCATCCGGCTCGACAACGCCGAGAAAGCCAGGCAACGCTACTTGCAGTTACTGGAAAAAGCAGAAAACGTCGAAGCCGCTGTGAAAGTTGAAAAGGAGCTGGAACGCCTCAACAGCGAGATCGATTTGCTCAAGGGCAAGCTTGCCCGTTTTGACCACCTGGCGGCCTTTTCCACGGTGACCATCCACCTGCGGAAAAAGCATAAGATCGGCCTGTTGGGCTATCCGTTCGTGGGTCTGTATAAAGGGATAAAATGGCTCTTCGTTCGCGACTAA
- the atpG gene encoding ATP synthase F1 subunit gamma, producing the protein MPNLKEVKNRITSVMSTQQITKAMKMVAAAKLRKSQERITQMRPYAQKLNAILKNLSEAQLSGDSDNWYSKVREEKRILVVAVSSDRGLCGSFNTNVMKGVTRLIQEKYEAQSRQGNVVILPIGKKSAEYFAKRKYEVVGQYSGLFSSLTFAHASEVGEYIMKVFREGKFDKVELVYNEFKNVATQILRTEQLLPVVSPEPQAGAAPTQIDYIYQPSQQEIVEALIPNSLKVQIFKALLDSNAAENGARMTAMDKATENAGELLKELKLSYNRSRQAAITKEILEIVGGAEALKSA; encoded by the coding sequence ATGCCTAATTTAAAAGAAGTTAAGAACCGGATCACGTCGGTGATGAGCACGCAGCAGATCACCAAAGCCATGAAAATGGTGGCGGCGGCCAAGCTGCGCAAGTCACAGGAAAGGATCACCCAGATGCGTCCCTACGCGCAGAAACTGAACGCTATTCTGAAGAATCTTTCAGAAGCCCAGCTTTCCGGCGACAGCGACAACTGGTACAGCAAAGTGCGCGAAGAGAAACGCATTCTCGTTGTGGCCGTGAGCTCCGACCGTGGTCTTTGCGGATCGTTCAACACCAACGTGATGAAAGGCGTGACCCGCCTGATCCAGGAAAAATACGAAGCGCAATCGCGTCAAGGCAACGTTGTGATTTTGCCTATCGGTAAAAAATCGGCCGAGTATTTTGCCAAGCGCAAGTATGAGGTCGTGGGCCAATACTCCGGTCTGTTTTCTTCCCTCACCTTCGCGCACGCTTCCGAAGTGGGCGAATACATTATGAAGGTTTTCCGCGAAGGCAAATTCGATAAGGTCGAATTGGTCTACAACGAATTCAAGAACGTAGCCACACAAATCCTGCGCACGGAACAACTGTTGCCGGTGGTGTCGCCCGAGCCTCAGGCCGGTGCTGCACCCACACAGATCGACTACATCTACCAGCCCAGCCAGCAAGAGATCGTGGAAGCCTTGATCCCCAACTCGCTGAAAGTACAGATCTTCAAAGCCCTGCTGGATTCCAACGCTGCCGAAAACGGTGCACGGATGACGGCCATGGACAAAGCCACGGAAAACGCGGGCGAGCTTTTGAAGGAATTGAAATTGAGCTACAACCGGTCACGCCAGGCGGCCATCACCAAAGAGATCCTCGAGATCGTGGGTGGCGCGGAAGCGTTGAAGTCGGCATAA
- a CDS encoding helix-turn-helix domain-containing protein — MATIEIGEKIKEVFDNRHMKLTDFADELGTVRQNVYRIFKKRHVDTGLLLKISQVLDHNFFQYYVSSPIQEEGEAIKQLKTETSDFQKQLELSRKEIDYLRRIIKLMEEKAELVQQLGKDSMMLQ; from the coding sequence ATGGCAACCATAGAAATTGGTGAGAAAATCAAGGAAGTCTTCGACAACCGCCACATGAAGCTGACTGATTTTGCCGACGAGTTGGGAACCGTTCGGCAAAACGTCTATCGTATTTTTAAAAAGCGTCACGTGGACACGGGCCTGCTCCTGAAAATTTCACAGGTGCTGGATCATAATTTCTTCCAGTACTACGTGTCGTCCCCCATCCAGGAAGAAGGCGAGGCCATCAAACAACTCAAAACCGAAACCTCGGACTTTCAAAAACAGCTGGAACTCTCCCGGAAGGAAATCGACTACCTGCGCAGGATCATCAAACTGATGGAGGAAAAAGCCGAGCTGGTGCAGCAACTGGGAAAAGATTCGATGATGCTTCAATAA
- a CDS encoding YdeI/OmpD-associated family protein, whose protein sequence is MDKILTGKLKVKTTDEGLVLNAPSGFDQKPYDTTPKAKVSYGFVLLFTKDKAALDKLLPKALKALKEDALFWVAYPKKSSAIKTDITRDNGWDGLQAAGYEAVSLVAIDDTWSALRFRSRAKIPVLNRSSKTSGKRFRATMEKPSDGIDGAFITVPFDVEKEYGTRGQVKVKATFDGHPYRGILAPMGNGGHVIIVRKDIREAIGKKAGDKIDVTLEKDTEERVLEISDDLQALLKKNAAARKFFETLSYTNRKEYAVWITSAKREETRLKRLDDTLTKLLAGKKNPGS, encoded by the coding sequence ATGGACAAGATTCTAACAGGCAAATTGAAAGTCAAAACGACCGACGAGGGGCTGGTATTGAACGCTCCTTCGGGCTTTGATCAGAAGCCTTACGACACCACCCCAAAAGCAAAAGTCTCCTATGGATTTGTTTTGCTTTTCACCAAAGACAAAGCAGCACTCGATAAGCTCCTTCCTAAGGCACTGAAGGCATTGAAAGAAGATGCCTTGTTTTGGGTCGCCTATCCCAAGAAGAGCAGCGCTATTAAAACCGACATCACCCGCGACAACGGCTGGGATGGGCTTCAAGCTGCAGGATACGAAGCCGTGAGCCTGGTCGCCATCGACGACACCTGGTCTGCACTACGATTCCGTTCGCGTGCAAAAATCCCCGTGCTGAACCGCTCCTCGAAGACCTCGGGAAAACGCTTCCGTGCTACGATGGAAAAACCTTCCGATGGAATTGATGGCGCCTTCATCACCGTGCCCTTCGATGTTGAGAAAGAATATGGCACCCGCGGCCAGGTGAAAGTGAAGGCCACCTTCGACGGCCACCCCTATCGTGGCATCCTGGCGCCGATGGGAAACGGTGGGCACGTCATCATTGTCCGGAAAGACATCCGCGAAGCGATCGGCAAAAAAGCCGGCGATAAGATCGATGTCACCCTCGAAAAAGACACCGAAGAAAGAGTACTGGAAATATCCGATGACCTGCAGGCCCTGTTGAAAAAGAATGCCGCTGCCCGGAAGTTCTTCGAGACCCTGTCGTATACCAATCGCAAGGAATATGCGGTCTGGATCACTTCCGCCAAAAGAGAGGAAACCCGCTTGAAAAGGCTCGACGACACATTAACAAAACTCCTCGCGGGCAAAAAGAACCCCGGCAGCTAA